Within Ipomoea triloba cultivar NCNSP0323 chromosome 9, ASM357664v1, the genomic segment ACCGAGTCGCCCATCCGGCCAGTCTCATATcccatcatctagtccctcactttcttaGGTTTAAAAAAGTGTGACCTAGGGAAGTACATTTTCTGACAAATTAGATCCATATCTCTGCTACGtcttttctttcctttcacTCCACCCGTCAAAATCCCTGATTTTGCTCGCTTACCGGAGAAATCTTACCAAATCTGCATTTAGGACCTTCCTTCTCTGACAATCCGTCCTTTTTTATCTTTATCCCATTTGTTACCTTCCGCCGTCAAGTTCCCTCTCCTTTAGTCCTATAAATACTCTTTCCTTCCTATCTTTTACCTCACCTTTTGACTCGCTTTTGTACTCTGCAAGTTACGATGAAGAGAGGTGATCTCAATGATACCCCCAAGCGTCGCTCAAAGCGTTTGGCCGAGCAAGCTCAGCTTGAGTCACTCCGTCAACGGAAAATAGCTCACAGGGGTCACAAGATAGGTGACACCCAAGAAGATCCCCTCTTCATCCCTTTAGATGAAGAGAAAGAGGTGGTGGTCCTACTCCCTCCTAAGTCGAAGGTTTCATCTCCCGTTAACCCGGACTACGATTCTGACTACCAGGAATTTCTGGCCAAGTTTCTGGCCGATGAACCCCCGGTGATCGCTCCGCCAACACCTCCTCCGGCGGCAAAGCCCGACGCAAGCCCTTCTCCGACTCCGGCTCCGACCTCACCTTGGATTGACCCTCCATCCCCTCTCAATCCGGTGCCATCCTCCGTGACAGGCGACTCACCCGTTAGGGCCCCTTCTTCAACCTAATCCCATTAGGTTGAGAAGACTCTCCTAGTAATTGGTGTAAGCTTGTTGAGCCCATTAGGGCAATTTCGTAATCGGCATGGATGAACTTAATGAATAACATGCTCGCCTTATGTACTTTCCTTTTTCATGTTAGTACTCTTAGAATGACCGACCAAATCAAAGCACTACCCTTATGAcctcttttcccactccctttccagggaggcgcggttgaccgagtgccgactcctctTTCAGGAGTCTGGCCAAACCAAAGCGCCAACCTTATGACTCCATTTTCCCACtacctttttagggaggcacggtcgaccgagtgccgactcctttttcaggactccggccaaacCAAAGCGCCAACATTATGACTCctttttcccactcccttttcagggaggcacggttgaccgaatgcCTACTcatttttcaggactccggccaaaccaaagcaccaaccttatgacttctttttcccactcccttttcagggaggcacggttgaccgagtgttgactcctttttcaggaatCCGGTCAAACCAAagcaccaaccttatgacttcttttacCCACTCCgtttttcagggaggcacggttgactgagtgctgactcctttttcaggactctggTCAAACCAAagcaccaaccttatgacttctttttcccactcccttttcagggaggcacggttgaccgagtgccgactcctttttcaagactccggccaaACCAAagcaccaaccttatgacttctttttcccactcccttttcagggaggcacggttgaccgagtgccgactcctttttcaggactccggtcaaACCAAAGCAccaaccttataacttctttttcccactcccttttcaaggaggcacgattgaccaaGTGTCGagtcctttttcaggactccggccaaaccaaagcaccaaccttatgacttctttttcccactcccttttcagggaggcacggctggcCGAGTGCCGACTTCTTTTTCATGACTCCGGCCAAACCCAagcaccaaccttatgacttctttttcccactccctttttagggaggcacggctgaccgagtgccgaccccTTTAAAACTTCAGCCAACCCTTGCAATTCCCGCCTTAAACTCAAACGTCCGCTACTAAATGTCACCACCTTTTCCCTTTCGCACCGGTTACTATACCGAAGATAATAACTTCCCGCGTACGTTTCACGTCTTTTTGACGTCATTTCCTATCAATCTCACTTTCCACGTGTCATAATCTCCCTTCATCTCACTTcgcctataaatacccccttTCCACCGTTTTATTTTTACCCTTTTACTATTTTACTCTCTCTGGCGAACTTCACAGTGCTCTCATTTTCCGGCGCTACTCAACTTTCCCTCATTTTTTCCGTTCGTTCTCCGGGGACCCTCCGATCTACGCTTCTCACTCAGTCGCCCTTTCGAGTCGATCTCGTTCTTTCTACTGGTGTCATTCAGGTTGGTTCCTTTTCCTCTTTTCTCCCCATGTCTTCTTCTCCTAGCCGTGTTGGGGTTACTACAAACCCCAACGCTTCTACGTCTCTGAGGGCAACGGGGGAAGTTTCATCTTCTGCCCCCTTAAACCCTATGCCCATTCGGGCCGTCGCTGCTCTACCCCAAGGACTTCAAAAGGCTTCGGGTCTCTTTGAAGATATTGGACGCCCGACTGGGCTTCACTCCAAGATTTTAGCCCCTGAGCTGGAAGAGGCCCAGCATTTGTTGGGCCCAGCGGCCGAAATATACATCCCGCGCGACCGCTATATTTTTGAGCCTCCTTCCGGTGGATATGTGGGAGCCCACCTCCAATCTATTCGTTACGGGTTTCGTATACCCGTAAGTCCATTTGCTTCCCTCTTCTTTCGTTACTTTGCTCTTTCCCCCGGTCAACTCCTTCCAAATTCTCACCGCCTCCTCACCTATTTCCAAACCATATGCACTAATTATGGCTTTGACCTGACCATGAACTTGTTCCTCCAATTCTATTTAGTTATTAGGGTTGGGACCACTTCCCCGAGTTTTATCCAAATTTCCCAACGGGGTGACCACAAAACTTTTGACGGACTGGTCGACTCCCTCAAGAGGTGGAAGCCAGTCTTCCTCTTTGTGCGTTTGTCTCCTCACTACCATCCCTTTGATTTTCCTTTGACCTGGGGGTCTTCCTTCTTTAAATGTCTCAAAAAGCCTCCACCTAGCAAAGATACGACCGACTCGGTCGAAGTTCTCTTGGACTTGGGCCTCCtccaagtcaatgaatggtcgAACCTTGCAGCCCTCAAAGCGGCCAGCCTTTTGCATGAAGGGGCGGCTACCAAAGGTGACGAACCATTTCTTAGAGTTTCTTCCCAATTTCTCCGCTATTTTCTTATCGTGTTTATTTGCAGGCGACGAACCAGAGCTAGTCccggaggaggaggaagaagtaGAGGAAGAGGGTGAGGAAACGAGCGGAAAAGCTATCACAGACGACCCCAACGCTCTCCCCCTTTCTCAAGACGTGTCAAGCCGCCACGCCTTGCTGAAGGAGCGCACCAGGAGTCGCGCGTCCTCCTCCAACCCTATTGTTGTCAATGACTCACCCACTCGTTCTATTGAGCCTCCGCGCACTCGCCAGACTCGCCGAGTCCTGCCTCCACCTGCCACTAGTTCTGGCTCCAAGCATCCCGCTGATACTCCTTTAAAAGCCCCTCCTGCCAAAAAGGTAGCCCTTGGGCTTGAGGCCGATGCTGACGAAGGCATCGCTCAAGGTGCCTTCCCCGTGCATGACTGGCTGGACAAGGTGATTTTTCCTAAGGACGCGGCTTATTACGAGAGCTACTCCACcgagaaaatatttgaaggcgTCTCTCGCTATTTGTACCGGGTTAGTAATCAGTCTGTACTCAAATTGTTTTCTCCTTGCTCATTTCAACTCATACTTCTTAACCCCTTTTTTGGTAACAGGCCCTGGCTGTCCAGTCCGAAATGCGAAGGAGGATGAAGCCTCTCATGGCGGACGCGGAGTTGGTGCCGACTCTCCAAGCTAATCATCAGAAAAGCATGAAGGAGGTGGATGATCTGGCATTTCGGGTGGGTCAACTGGAGTCGGAGCTGGAAGcctagaagaagaagaatgctGAAGCCGCGGATCTGGCCGTGGCCACTTATGTTTTCgtatactatattattattattattattattattattattattattattactagtattttcgccctgtgcgatgcacggaatggattttttataatatataaaaaatcctTGAGTTTAAACATGTCTTTGGAAAAATCAGAGAATCATCTTAATCCGTAACGCTAATCAAAGTGTCATTATTCattttcataatgtactttttctCGCACGACTTAAACTTCATGCGAGAGGTTTGCACAACAAAATTGTGATTATTATAGATTTTCCCCTTGAAGAgtttgttgagttgtttgacaaattctttagaaatttgtaaatggatacaaatTCCCATAAGGAATcacccataaatattaatattaatattaattaataaataaatattataaattttatatccttttctatcatgaatatactaaaaaatagtaataattcattatgtgattatattctgtggataacaaattcattatgtgattatattctaTGATGTATATTGAAGTTTGATTGTCTAATATACAACAAATAACATAAAGTAAAAATTCAGTATTCTAAAATAAACCATTTAACCAATATATGatgagtatgagtctaaattatagtataagtcaaaactatagtattaattcaatattaataaataaataatataaatttatattctatgagtgaaaaattcattttgtgattatattttatggataacaaatccattctgtgattaaattttgtgatgtatattgaagtatgattgtctaacatacaacataaattcaGTATTCTGAAATAAAACATTCAACCAATATAGTATGAATATGAGTcaaaattatagtatgagtttaaactatagtattaatccaatatcacaaaaattcaatgctgtaaaaaaaaagtgtataaatgcaatatgtatcTTGGAGTCATGGAATAAGCATGTtagtgtttgttggttgatggcaacacgttgatattccttggccaaataacaacgcatcaacCAGAGCCTTATGAGCTTTTCCTTGTCCGAAGGGATAGGTTAGAGGCAGAGACGTAATTTGACTCCATTACTAAGCAAtaaagagaaagatgagaaaattgcaGAGAACAATAGCAAAATGTATAATGGTAGAATATCAGTCAATTAGttatccttttatatattccgccaattagtaatatcatattcattttcaatctttttcttttcagtcaattaaaatatgagatGCAGTGatatatttacctaatttccgttccatttttaattgatgatgtagaatattattattgaaatattttcgtttcatttttaatttccgttccttttttaatttacctttaatattgtttaaaatatgcttttactattgatgatgtagaatattgttattgaaatatttccattccttttttaattaaaatgcaacGATTTGACCATttccctttttcattttagtcaattatggatattttttatttgcagtcaattattaatattcatttccttttatatatttagttaattagtaatatcagattaattaacaaaaaagaACACACCAGCAACGCCCCTATCACTCACAAGATCCTCCAGAATATGAACTGGAAACTGTACAAACTCAATCCAGTCACAGCCGCGGCTGATCGCTACCTTTGCTAAAGCATCAACTATCACATTATCCTCCCTGTGACAGTAAGAGATATGCATCATCcaattctctttcttttattataaatattaatataatactttatatttaattatataagtttaGAGTGTGCATCGCACGAGATAATATATAGTTTTTCTTTATAGGAAGAGTTTGAAAACAcattaagggtgcgtttggttcgcacatgggaatcggaatcggaattggtatcaaatacttggtaagggtaatgggttttggtgaaagtatttagcatgtttggtagttgggtggaatgggaatgattattaatagttggggaagaaatgatgaaggaagatgaaacccttatttaataagggtatgggttttgccattaatggggtattccaaacccatagtagcattcacaaaacctatcaaccaaacactaacaatcactttgatacccataccttatgcctaaaccccccaaccaaacacaccctaagtgtcATGAATACTTATGATAATGACAAACGTAGCCTAAAAAGATAGGACTAGTTTTGAGGATAATAGCCCTAACACTCAAGGCTTGGGACACCAGCTAACAATTTGGGTCTTGGTCAATAGCAAGCTCCACGAAGCTAAGTCATGCATGCCTGAATGACAAGAAGGTTAGCCAATTGACCCGGGTCGATTGGGCTGACCAACCTTCCTAACCGTAATGGAGACACCTGGAACTTGTTACAACTTCCGTAGATTTCTAGTCGGCTTACCTAAATCTCAAGACAAATAACTTTAAGGCACATATAATGGTCTTCAgtccttataccgtggaccatgatcatgggatgatactgtagttgtattgtactgatactgtagttgtgttgaattgatactgtagttgtattgaaaggaaattACAGTTGTGCGGAACATAGGCCGTTTCATCTGTctggaattgcagttgtgttgaacggatattgcagttgtgttgaactgatactgcagttgtgttgacggatgaaacggcctctgttctgcgcaactgcagttttctttcaacacaactgcagtatcagttcaatacaactgcagtatcagccatgaccatagtccatagtataatttacgAACGATCTTTGTATAATAGAATAACGACTGCTATCTCTTTGTGAGggagaatttcgggagaacccgggttcgattcccacaagtgacgattcctcCTAAGCCAGCTCCTGTGCCTTCCGGAGCAAATGTGAGTGGACCCggaccattttttttatatcataaGGAAAGGGGAGACCCATAGTACATATTAAAACCCGGACCATTAAACGAACAGAGAAATACCCAAtgaatttacccaaaaaaaaaaaataataactacaGCTAAGTGATTCTATAAATATCACATTGTATTCTCCTAAAAAGATGTTCGAACTTTTCTAATTTAAATATACTTTATTCTTGTAGTCTTGAGTTATAAAGAATTCTTTTTACTCCAATactttgtttattattaattgctTCCTTGATGAGCCATTAGTCCCATtactttgtttattatttattgttttgatgagccaataaTCGATGTAGGCATTGATTTGCACCGACCTACTCAATTTATTTTGGTGATTCTGATTGTCGAAGCAAATAAATTTATCTTCAAGCTAAATCCAATTCATATTCAATGATTCTTGAATTTCTAGGTTCAAATGCTTAAGTTATTTCCAACTCTCTCTTCCTAGTTCCTAATACtataactcaactgaacacagaggctagacATTTACTTGTTATAGCAATTGATGCAAAATTAAATTTGCAAATGTGaagtattaaattaataaaatgatacaaaatcaattatatattaatgaGGCCATAGGACCCTGGGCTGGGGTATCACATACAAGAAGGTAGAGGCCCTATTTGTTAAAtaaatcagcctatcagccaattttagcttatttgatcactattagttgtttggataataagctttttgtaactctaaaatactaaaattcaaaaggctactcaaagtagcattttcaattagctttttaagaaaaaaaaaattataccaaacagctatcagctaacagccaacccaatcagccaactttttacaatcagctaatgttattaacaaatcataccttctaacccaaacaaccaacctaatcagccaacaaccatttaccaaacagggcagaatgttctatttatttttgtgtgGAGATCGTTGACATTCAGTCACATTTGTCAACCATCCAAAAGGTCTTCAGCAATATATAAGGCACCACTGCTTCCCCTTAAAGACCATTACTTGGATCATAATAACCTCCCTAGCTTGATGATTTTTGATCCTAACATCTAACCCATAACACCAGGATTTGATTCCTAACAACTGTATTATTATTCCTAGTCCACTATTTGAGCTATaacttgaattatttatttattatttggaccGTCATTTTGAGCTAGATCAATAATACTATTACTTTCCTTCGTACCCCTGTTCTGTACTTTCATACCcgatttatggtggacccgatCTCAACAAAACCAtcatatattatcataataattaaaaaacagaACACCCACACACATAGCCTTCATTAAAATTCTATAGACACTGCATTCAAATGGTTAATAGAATAATACATAAGAAATTCATCTGAAGTCTATAATACAGAATAtcaagaggaaaaaaaaaaaagaagaaaagaaattcatcccaaaacataaataaaattctttattGTGTCCACAAATGAATCTCCTATGCACAAATAAAATACCATACATCATTCAACAAATTCTTCTATACAATCTTGCTAAATATTGAAGTGTACTTGCATTCAAGTATTTCCTCAAGTAACTTACTTCTTAATATTCTTCTGTGCAGCTCATACATCTAAAAATCAACAGAAAAGAGCCACCTTCCTGAATGCAATTTGCTGCTTCCTGGAACACAATCCCCCATCAGCATGTGGCATAAAAACCTGCTCCGTTTGGCATACATGAGCATATGTTTCTACACAGTTAACAGATATTTGGATCTGATAAATCCTTGCGGATGCTCCAAAGAATCTCCGTGCACTTCCTCATTGCAGGCCGGCTATGTCTGTGAGGAGCCAAGCATAGTAAAGCTAATTCAAGAATTCTTTCTGCAATCATACTATTTGCAGCAGATCTTTCCAGTCTTGGATCCAGAATTAAAATTGCATCTCCTTCAGTGAATTTTTTCACAGCCTGCATATGAACCAATTTTTAGTTCCAAGAacataatagttctataacttTTCTTCCTAAATAGTTTATAGCCAGCATAGAGCATgcttaaaaatcaaaataagggAAACAAGGAATACATTCTCTGCAGAATGGTTGAACTTTAAGCTTTACTTGCTAGCACAAACAATTTTGCTGTCATGAACTTTATATTATTAGATTAGAAGAACAGAATCATACCCATCTAGCAGTTATACGCTCTTTGAGTTCTCGTGTAGGCTCAATGGGACGCCTGCCTGTGACAAGCTCGACAAGCAATACACCAAATGAGTAGACATCACTCTTCTCAGTAAGCTGATAGGTTCTGAGATATTCTGGGT encodes:
- the LOC116030667 gene encoding uncharacterized protein LOC116030667; protein product: MSSSPSRVGVTTNPNASTSLRATGEVSSSAPLNPMPIRAVAALPQGLQKASGLFEDIGRPTGLHSKILAPELEEAQHLLGPAAEIYIPRDRYIFEPPSGGYVGAHLQSIRYGFRIPVSPFASLFFRYFALSPGQLLPNSHRLLTYFQTICTNYGFDLTMNLFLQFYLVIRVGTTSPSFIQISQRGDHKTFDGLVDSLKRWKPVFLFVRLSPHYHPFDFPLTWGSSFFKCLKKPPPSKDTTDSVEVLLDLGLLQVNEWSNLAALKAASLLHEGAATKGDEPELVPEEEEEVEEEGEETSGKAITDDPNALPLSQDVSSRHALLKERTRSRASSSNPIVVNDSPTRSIEPPRTRQTRRVLPPPATSSGSKHPADTPLKAPPAKKVALGLEADADEGIAQGAFPVHDWLDKVIFPKDAAYYESYSTEKIFEGVSRYLYRALAVQSEMRRRMKPLMADAELVPTLQANHQKSMKEVDDLAFRVGQLESELEA